ggattgtgaagccagaccgatactacttttatcgtagttgtgtgatctgatcttgcatcttctatcgtacgagtacaatctttgattggcttgagatcgtgagagttctccgataggcaagataaagaagtcacaaacatcttcgtctcactgtttgtgattcctcgacaaactgcttgtgtagtcaagaaggattgttgagaggtgattgattaatctaggctgttcttcgggaatataagatcggattatcaattggttcatgttcaccttgattttatatcttaagacggaacaaaaacctagggtttttctgtgggagacagatttatcctttgatagacttttctatgtgaggcagatttgtttattatcaagtctgcgattttgggttgaaggaactcttagttgtgggtgagatcatctaaaggaatcaagtgcgcagtatcctgctaggatcagaggcgtaggagtaaaattgtaccttgaattagtgggagactgattggggttcaactatagtccagtccgaagttagcttgtagtaggctagtgtctgtagcggcttaatatagtatgtattcaatctggactaggtcccggggtttttctgcatttgcggtttcctcgttaacaaaacttctggtgtctatgttatttcttttccgcattatattttatataattaaaataatacaggttgtgcgttaagatcatcaattggaaatccaacctttggttgttgattgatattgattgatccttggatattggtctttggtaccgtccaagttattccttgtatttgataaagactcgctattgtttttatcttgagtaaaaatcaaatcaagtgagagatattaactccttgagatactttaatctagattgagtctgactgtctagttgattctctagcaaagtatttcggagttagtccatacagattgctaagcgaaatattgggtggtgttgttagacccccactttttcagagagGCAAATTGTGTTGCAAACTACCTAGCGAAGTATGACATGTCCCAACAGTTAAGCGCAACAGTTGCGCGTTACTAAGATTGTATCCTGGCAGATGGAGCTGCACATGCCGACGATGTAACGCTAACATGGCTGAGACAAGAAAGTCTACTTAACACATGCAATATTATGCAAcagtgttgcatatccttattcaAAGTTAGCCCagctcaaggaaggaataaaggaTGATATGCAAATTCATGGAATGACTTTGGCATGGTCATGAGCTTTGGCCAAGGATTGGACTATGCATATGCAACAATGGCGCGGCCAAACGCGCCATTTCTATCAATTGCTTAGGCCAGATGAATGAaagtgatgcatatgaagcatgaagttgaactaagcaaGTCAAGACTCGATTGGCATGATATTtggatgttggcatccaaatGAGCTAAGTGCATGACGGGATGAATATAACGCAACCATTGCCGAAGACTTGGCAAAGGCCAAGAGTGAGTAAAGCACAATCATTGTCTAACATTGGCATGGGCCAAAGTTAATGCAGTGCAATGATTGTCGGATTTGAGTTCAAGCTGTCAGTTGTgagtgtgtgtgcatcacacgcatgTGAAAGTGAAAGAGCAAGTTAGAAACGGTTGTAAAGGAGCTTTGTAACCGAGTTTGGCATAGCCTAACCGTTTGAGACAGGCGTGGCGCCATTGTGCAAGACAGCACCAAAGCTAGCAGTTAAAAAGTAAGTCAGGCGGTTTGGGAACTGCCCATGGACAGATGGTTGTTCATGGGGcgtgcaacagagttgcatacGGATTGGCCCTGGTTATTGGCATTATAAATAGCCATAGAACCCTTGTACGAGTGGGTGATAAAAGATCTCTGAACCACTGTATTGTCGAGTTATTCTTGCGCGAAAAATTGCTTGGAGCATTTGCAGGTGTGACAATTCGGGTATCAGAGCGCAAATTGCTCTGTTTTGACTTTGTTTTTGgattttctctgttttgctcgagtttagtttctgaagttgctAGAGATAATGGCTGGTAAGAAGAGTAAGTTGGATGCCTTAACTGATAGGGTAGCGGACTTGAAAAACAAGATTTGCGATGAGGTGCGCCATCCTAACAATGCCAATTATAATCCAACGGTGTTGGCTCGCATTCATGCTCTTGATGAGTACGTTGCTGATATGTTGGAGTCAAACCAAGAAGCAACTAAGAAGCATGCTGATTTGGTAGGCCAAATCAGTGCTGTTAAGACCATGTTcacacactagtggaaaatgaggCTTTTTCAACCCACATCCGTGACCCTCGTTGACGGTCACGGACCACTGACCGGTCAAGAAGGTCATTGATTTAAAAAAAACACGAAAAAGTTTTTTAATCCCTATTAACAGTCGTTGCATAACAAATTTTTAATACCATTTAAGTTCTCTTCAACTACTGATGTCGCGACCGCTGATCCTAGATGTTTCAGTGGTTAGATTTCCTCGAGATTGAGTCTGATAATTGACATACGGCTGTGATTAAATACCTCATCTCCTCATTAAAACCAGAAGGAACCTTATCTCTATAATTTTATTTCTTATCTCTCACCTCTTTCACAGCCTAACTCATCTCTATCTTTTTCTTGGTTTTTCCTCTGAAAGTTTAATGGAGATCAAGTCTGCTTATTGACTTCCTCTCTCATCTCTTTCATTATTTGCTCTCAATCGACCTTCATCGTCTTCTTCTGCAATTTTTCCAGATCTGGAAGGTTGAGTTGAAGTCAATACCCTCAAACAAATAATCGATTTCAATGGTAGTATGTGTTTTTAGTATGTATTCTCACGACTAATTTGGTAACTATCTATGACTGATTCTTATTCATCATGTTCAATTacaaaaatttaatttttaattttagggttaggTAAATTTTCACAGCTCTTGATTTTCCTGGTATAGTTTCGATCAAGTGTTATCTTTGTCAATTGGGGTTGTAGATCACTTCAACTGGTTCCTATTGAcggtgtggtggtggtgatgaaggtGAAGATGACTCAGTTTGCCAATAAGATTGCTCGTTACATTGCTTGTATTTTTGTGAGGTGAGTTAATTGGTTTTTGTTTCTTCAATTTGGGATTTAGGGGTATTCAATATCATGAGTTGATGATAtttcagtttggttttggttGATTCCAGCTAAGTCATTCTTAGGTTCCATGACATGAGCATTTGATAGGGCAAGAAACTGAAGGTGGTAACTGGTTATCAAGAATTGAGGGTTCGGTTGTATGCAGAATTTTGTTATTTGTGAtgctttgatttatttatttttgttgggtGTTGGTGAtcttatcaaatttttgttttcatgTTGATTTTGAAGATGAGGAGGAATATTTTTGAAGGACCTTATGGAACGAGGATGTGTTTGTTTTCCTGAAGTGGTCAAATACAGGTGTAGTTTGAGTTTATTTGATTGAAATCATTTATGTTTCATCGATGATGTCTTGGCCTTTTGGTGGCggttgaagtatgtgttttttttttttgaaatttgctTATGAGTTCATAGTTTGTGGATGTTGAGTTGATTAAGCAATAATAAGTACTTGGTTTCACATAGTTAGTTTTAGTTTCCTGCTTACTAGATGTGTGAAGCAAGGATATAAACTTTTCCTTGGACTGGGAGTTACACTTTAAAATAGGTTTTGAAACTGAAGATAAGGCCTTTTTGATGCTTTTGAGTATTGCAAAAGGTTGGCTTGTCCTGCTCTAATAGTCGGAGCAATAATTCTGAAGGTTTGGAAAAACTCTCAATCTTGCTACTCGACATTAGCAGAGCCACACGCTTCTGTAAATTTACATCCCATTTTATGCACCTTCCATAGCTTTTCTGTGCTGAAGCATATGATAACTTCTTCCAATTCGCATATATATAGGCAGGCGCTGACCCAAATGCTGTATCATATGGAAATACACCTCTGATATATGCAGCAAGGCATGACTGCGTAGATGCCATTATGCGCTTACTGGAAGCTGGTGCAGATCCAAATTATAAAATGGATGTACGTCTGTATTAAACTTTTGTACTTGCTCCTTTTTGTCCAAATTTTCACGTCTTCTGAGAGTATGTGTTATCTACACACACAGATGATTATGCAGGCCCATACAACTTCATCATAAATTTTGTATCCTAATGACTAGTCTGGGTAGTAGTGCTCGTCCTATATTTGATACATATCATAGTTGATGTTTTAGTAGTCTATTTAATATCTTGTCACATCAATTGAATAAACAAAAGAATGTATAAGGTATCTCAACTGCTATAAACTTATTACATTAGAATTATAAGCGGCGTGTTCGTTCAGTACTAAATAGCCTTCTTCTGTGACATACTGAGTTTTTTTTATGCTATATTCTTTCTGTTTTTGATCCCAGGGAGGAGTTACAGCATTAGAAATAGCTGCTATGGAGTGCAATTATCAAATTGTTGAAGTTTTTTTTCCTGTGACGTCTCCCATTCCAACTTATCCTGATTGGAGCATCACCGGACTAATGAGGCATGTAAATTCTGATGCAAACAAAATGCTGGTACGGAGTTTATGTCATCCGAGTCTGATGGGTtgttcatctttgctttgttTCCTTATACTCTCATGGTAACTTAGCAAATGGTTCTTCTGGCTCCTCTTTACATTAATAAAAATTGTCGACAGTTTTTTCTTTCCCCTCCACTATTTGTGAACCTCTAGCAGACTTCCTCCTAGTTTATGCCTTATTTTGCATCCTCCACTATGAGTCATCAAGTTTATAGTCCTACATTCAATAAGCCTACATCAGTACTGCCTGGTTATTTAAAACTTGTATACGCTGACTTGCCAATATTCTCGGGAGCAAGTATGGCTCCACGAGATGCTCATTACCATATATAGTCGT
This DNA window, taken from Papaver somniferum cultivar HN1 chromosome 3, ASM357369v1, whole genome shotgun sequence, encodes the following:
- the LOC113355206 gene encoding uncharacterized protein LOC113355206; the encoded protein is MRLLEAGADPNYKMDGGVTALEIAAMECNYQIVEVFFPVTSPIPTYPDWSITGLMRHVNSDANKMLREVHMKEKFRQAKSKGKEAFQGEQYLMASNWFVEVQEQTKV